A window of Tautonia plasticadhaerens contains these coding sequences:
- a CDS encoding PQQ-dependent sugar dehydrogenase, producing MRPSTIVPSRLGLLAGLALAVAAFAGRPASAARPQGEGQPLPKLVTEVAFPNLTFDRPVVLAYPKDDRGLLFVVEQHTARIFSFPNEERTEDATLFLDLPRTIGKDNEEGLLGLAFHPDYSENGQFFVYYSATEPRRSVVSRFTVSKDDPRKADPESEQVIWESAQDPYGNHNGGHIDFGPDGFLYITLGDGGLADDPLRTGQDPTDWFASILRIDVDHPEGGKPYGIPADNPARRDPKFSHWAPEVFAIGLRNVWKFSFDRETGDLWAGDVGQNKWEEVVKVVNAGNYGWNVYEAFHPFQIRGNRVERSSPPLPPIVEYPHPELPASQRRGRDDVGKSITGGYVYRGDRIPELVGAYVYGDFETGRIWGVRVDEDDSVTASAELIELSSSRQPKLNIAAFGEDAEANLYILAFDGRIHRLSPLR from the coding sequence ATGCGCCCATCGACGATCGTCCCGAGTCGCCTCGGCCTGCTCGCCGGGCTGGCTCTGGCCGTCGCCGCCTTCGCCGGCCGACCCGCCTCGGCCGCCAGGCCGCAGGGGGAGGGCCAGCCCCTGCCGAAGCTCGTCACCGAGGTGGCCTTCCCCAACCTCACATTCGACCGCCCGGTCGTGCTCGCCTACCCGAAGGACGACCGCGGCCTGCTGTTCGTCGTCGAGCAGCACACCGCCCGGATCTTCTCCTTCCCGAACGAGGAGCGCACCGAGGACGCCACGCTCTTCCTCGACCTGCCCCGGACCATCGGCAAGGATAACGAGGAAGGCCTGCTCGGCCTGGCCTTCCACCCGGACTATTCGGAGAACGGGCAGTTCTTCGTCTACTACTCGGCCACCGAACCCAGGCGTTCGGTGGTCTCCCGATTCACCGTCTCGAAGGACGACCCGCGCAAGGCCGATCCGGAGAGCGAGCAGGTGATCTGGGAATCGGCCCAGGACCCCTACGGCAACCACAACGGCGGCCACATCGACTTCGGCCCCGACGGATTCCTCTACATCACCCTCGGCGACGGCGGCCTGGCCGACGACCCGCTCCGCACCGGGCAGGATCCGACCGACTGGTTCGCCTCCATCCTCCGGATCGACGTGGACCACCCCGAGGGTGGCAAGCCGTACGGCATCCCCGCCGACAACCCGGCGAGGCGCGACCCGAAGTTCTCCCACTGGGCCCCCGAGGTCTTCGCCATCGGGCTGAGGAACGTCTGGAAGTTCTCCTTCGACCGGGAGACCGGCGACCTGTGGGCCGGCGACGTCGGCCAGAACAAGTGGGAGGAGGTGGTCAAGGTCGTGAACGCGGGGAATTACGGCTGGAATGTCTACGAGGCGTTCCACCCGTTCCAGATCCGGGGGAACCGGGTCGAACGGTCGTCGCCGCCGCTGCCGCCGATCGTCGAGTATCCCCATCCCGAGTTGCCCGCCTCCCAGCGCCGGGGCCGGGACGACGTGGGCAAGAGCATCACCGGCGGGTATGTCTACCGGGGCGATCGCATCCCGGAGCTGGTCGGCGCGTATGTCTACGGCGACTTCGAGACCGGCCGGATCTGGGGAGTCCGGGTGGATGAAGACGACTCGGTCACGGCCAGTGCCGAGCTGATCGAACTGTCCTCCTCCCGGCAGCCGAAGCTGAACATCGCCGCCTTCGGCGAGGACGCCGAGGCGAATCTCTACATCCTCGCCTTCGACGGCCGGATCCACCGCCTCAGCCCCCTGCGCTGA
- a CDS encoding formate dehydrogenase accessory sulfurtransferase FdhD, giving the protein MQKIRADEFGGGGGEVVWDLLAAEEPMEIRVGCGPVDRRSVRTIGVTMRTPGHDDELAVGFLLGERIITSPEQIDEVAREEPEDAGRSIDRIVRVDLKPGVEVDLDRFARSVLTNSSCGVCGTATLRALNLDGCRPNPGHGPVVDAEVIHRLPEALIDRQLVFNRTGGLHAAALVDAEGGLIAVREDIGRHNTVDKLVGARAIGTLDGPAGGAGAEAAILFVSGRAGFEIVQKAVTAAIPIVSAVGAPSSLAVEVAEAFGLTLLGFVGPERFNVYSGPWRIRVGPGRPAPNPTHRD; this is encoded by the coding sequence GTGCAGAAGATCCGCGCCGACGAGTTCGGCGGCGGCGGGGGGGAAGTCGTCTGGGATCTGCTCGCGGCCGAGGAGCCGATGGAGATCCGGGTCGGCTGCGGCCCGGTCGACCGCCGATCGGTGCGGACCATCGGCGTCACCATGCGCACTCCCGGCCACGACGACGAGCTCGCCGTCGGCTTCCTGCTCGGGGAGCGGATCATCACCTCGCCCGAGCAGATCGACGAGGTCGCCCGGGAGGAGCCCGAGGACGCCGGCCGGTCGATCGACCGGATCGTCCGGGTCGACCTGAAGCCCGGGGTGGAGGTGGACCTCGACCGGTTCGCCCGGAGCGTGCTGACCAACTCCAGCTGCGGCGTCTGCGGCACGGCCACCCTCCGGGCCCTGAACCTCGACGGCTGCCGGCCGAACCCCGGTCACGGCCCGGTCGTGGACGCCGAGGTCATCCACCGGCTGCCCGAGGCGCTGATCGACCGCCAACTCGTCTTCAACCGGACCGGCGGCCTGCATGCGGCCGCCCTGGTCGATGCCGAAGGCGGCCTGATCGCCGTCCGGGAGGACATCGGCCGGCACAACACCGTCGACAAGCTCGTCGGCGCCCGGGCGATCGGCACGCTCGACGGCCCGGCCGGCGGCGCCGGGGCCGAGGCGGCCATCCTGTTCGTCAGCGGCCGGGCGGGATTCGAGATCGTGCAGAAGGCCGTGACGGCGGCGATCCCGATCGTCTCGGCCGTGGGTGCGCCGTCGAGCCTGGCGGTGGAGGTGGCCGAGGCCTTCGGGCTGACCCTGCTCGGCTTCGTCGGACCCGAACGGTTCAACGTCTACAGCGGGCCGTGGCGGATCCGAGTCGGCCCGGGGCGACCGGCCCCGAACCCGACCCATCGAGATTGA
- a CDS encoding FdhF/YdeP family oxidoreductase, translated as MAPDFETPQARPPLGSTPDDPFDDSHGHPADEPPAEFSDLHLHRAEHKAAGPEAVYHAMKKVSREAGLVRGLTILTKVNQAGGFDCPSCAWPDPEPGDRASFEFCENGAKAVAAETTTRRVDRAFFARHSVAELASHGDDWLDAQGRLAEPMALLPGADHYEPIPWDDAFRLIADELDALDSPDEAVFYTSGRTSNEAAFLYQLFVRQYGTNNLPDCSNLCHESSGAALGMSLGVGKGSVRLEDFRQADLILLVGQNPGTNHPRMLTTLQAAVEHGAKLVAINPLKEAGLLAFAHPQHVRGMLGISTTLADTYLQVKINGDQALFRGLCKALFEEEARRPGEVIDRAFVDQSTAGFEEYRRAVGATSWDEIERRGGIDRPRIEALARRAAATDRIICCWAMGLTQHRNAVATIREVVNFLLLRGALGKPGSGVCPVRGHSNVQGDRTMGIWERMPDRWLDRLGAAFDFHPPRHHGFDTVQAISAMHEGRARVFFGLGGNFLSASPDTHYTSEALRRCRLTAQVSTKLNRAHLVTGRTALILPCLGRSERDLQAGGEQFVSVENSMGIVHQSHGPFSPASPHLLSEPAIVARLARAVLGDRSTVRWEWLVEDYDRIRDAIGRVVPGFDDYNARIRRPGGFPLDHPVRDRVFPTPDGKAHFSDAPLGGVEPGPGQLLLMTIRSHDQFNTTIYSRDDRYRGIHNERRVVFLNAEDMADLGVSPQQPVDLTGIDPDSHGRPRVARRFLAIPYDIPRGCAAAYFPEANVLVPIDQTAEVSNTPASKSILITVSPAARPGS; from the coding sequence ATGGCACCCGATTTCGAGACCCCGCAGGCCCGGCCCCCCCTCGGATCGACGCCGGACGACCCGTTCGACGACTCCCACGGCCATCCCGCCGACGAGCCCCCGGCCGAGTTCTCCGACCTGCACCTGCACCGGGCCGAGCACAAGGCCGCCGGCCCGGAGGCCGTCTACCACGCCATGAAGAAGGTCTCGCGCGAGGCCGGGCTCGTCCGGGGGCTCACCATCCTCACGAAGGTCAACCAGGCGGGCGGCTTCGACTGCCCGAGCTGCGCCTGGCCCGACCCCGAGCCCGGCGATCGCGCGAGCTTCGAGTTCTGCGAGAACGGCGCCAAGGCCGTCGCCGCCGAGACCACCACCCGCCGCGTCGACCGCGCCTTCTTCGCCCGACACTCCGTCGCCGAGCTCGCCTCCCACGGCGACGACTGGCTCGACGCCCAGGGCCGACTGGCCGAGCCGATGGCCCTTCTCCCCGGCGCCGACCACTATGAGCCGATCCCCTGGGACGACGCCTTCCGCCTGATCGCCGACGAGCTGGACGCCCTGGACTCCCCCGACGAGGCGGTCTTCTACACCTCCGGGCGTACCAGCAACGAGGCCGCATTCCTCTACCAACTGTTCGTTCGCCAGTACGGCACGAACAACCTGCCCGACTGCTCGAACCTCTGCCACGAGTCCAGCGGCGCCGCCCTGGGGATGTCGCTCGGAGTCGGCAAGGGCTCGGTCCGGCTGGAGGACTTCCGACAGGCCGACCTGATCCTGCTCGTCGGCCAGAACCCGGGCACGAACCACCCCCGGATGCTGACCACGCTCCAGGCGGCGGTCGAGCACGGCGCGAAGCTCGTCGCCATCAACCCGCTGAAGGAGGCCGGGCTCCTCGCCTTCGCCCACCCGCAGCACGTCCGGGGCATGCTCGGCATCTCGACGACGCTGGCCGACACCTATCTCCAGGTGAAGATCAACGGGGACCAGGCCCTCTTCCGGGGCCTCTGCAAGGCGCTCTTCGAGGAGGAAGCACGCAGGCCGGGCGAGGTGATCGACCGCGCCTTCGTCGACCAGTCGACGGCCGGGTTCGAGGAATATCGCCGGGCCGTCGGGGCGACCTCCTGGGACGAAATCGAGCGCCGGGGCGGCATCGACCGCCCCCGGATCGAGGCGCTGGCCCGCCGGGCCGCCGCGACCGACCGGATCATCTGCTGCTGGGCGATGGGGCTGACCCAGCACCGCAACGCGGTCGCCACGATCCGGGAGGTGGTCAACTTCCTGCTGCTCCGGGGGGCCCTCGGCAAGCCCGGCTCCGGCGTCTGCCCCGTGCGGGGGCACAGCAACGTGCAGGGGGACCGCACGATGGGCATCTGGGAGCGGATGCCCGACCGCTGGCTCGACCGCCTCGGCGCCGCCTTCGACTTCCACCCCCCCCGCCATCACGGATTCGACACCGTGCAGGCCATCTCGGCCATGCACGAGGGGCGTGCCCGCGTGTTCTTCGGCCTCGGCGGCAACTTCCTCTCGGCCAGCCCGGACACCCACTACACCTCCGAGGCGCTCCGCCGCTGCCGGCTGACGGCCCAGGTCTCGACCAAGCTCAACCGGGCCCACCTCGTCACCGGCAGGACCGCCTTGATCCTCCCCTGCCTCGGCCGGAGCGAACGTGACCTCCAGGCCGGGGGCGAGCAGTTCGTCTCGGTCGAGAACTCGATGGGGATCGTCCACCAGTCGCACGGCCCGTTTTCCCCGGCCTCGCCGCACCTGTTGAGCGAGCCGGCGATCGTCGCCCGCCTGGCCCGGGCCGTGCTGGGCGATCGGTCGACGGTCCGCTGGGAGTGGCTCGTCGAGGATTACGACCGCATCCGGGACGCGATCGGCCGGGTGGTCCCCGGCTTCGACGACTACAACGCCCGGATCCGACGGCCCGGTGGGTTCCCGCTCGACCATCCGGTCCGCGACCGGGTCTTCCCGACCCCCGACGGCAAGGCGCACTTCTCCGACGCTCCCCTCGGCGGGGTCGAGCCGGGCCCGGGGCAGCTCCTGCTCATGACGATCCGCAGCCACGACCAGTTCAATACGACCATCTACAGCCGGGACGACCGCTACCGGGGCATCCACAACGAGCGTCGGGTCGTCTTCCTGAACGCCGAGGACATGGCCGACCTCGGCGTCTCCCCGCAACAGCCGGTGGACCTGACCGGCATCGACCCGGATAGCCACGGCCGCCCCCGGGTCGCCCGGCGCTTCCTGGCGATCCCCTACGACATCCCCCGGGGCTGCGCGGCCGCGTACTTCCCCGAGGCGAACGTCCTGGTGCCGATCGACCAGACGGCGGAGGTCAGCAACACCCCGGCGTCGAAGTCGATCCTCATCACGGTCTCACCGGCAGCCCGGCCGGGCTCCTGA
- a CDS encoding glycoside hydrolase family 32 protein — translation MRRRPSPETACLMAVLLLVAPPATAEEPIILADFEDTDYGTWDASGEAFGPGPAQGTLPGQMHVGGYLGNGLVNSFHGGDRSRGALTSPDFTINRDYIWFLIGGGAGPNETCIELIAGAQVARSATGRGTASGGSEWLTPHLWDVRDLKGQPARIRIVDERTGGWGHVSVDHIMLCDEPPTLPDQRQELLARAEAAVAEAAVRLGDDPTRPAFHFRPPAQWMNDPNGTIYHDGYYHLFYQHNPYEDRWGNMHWGHARSRDLVRWEHLPIALWPSQEDGEEHIFSGCAAVNGEDELMLFYTSVAPGRPNEQRAALPLDPAGLAWRKHPDNPLITTRMPDGTTFGDGMRDPFIFEADGRTLMVVGADTEDEAVVPIFEAADPSLARWDYKGILWGVPKDTMQFPECPNFFSLGGKFVLLNSPYRAVEYRVGSLDLDSLKFDVEAEGRLDHSPQFYATNTATAPDGRCILFGWVRGFPDGLGWNGCLALPRELIIGRDGHPRQRPVRELEALRGEHRGTTRPVRLATDEERPIGLPGDRLEIRLRLQAMGPGGPAESRRLGLRLRGPGGEKVAEVLLDHGTLAVAGQTAEIGPMTGLDLAVFVDRSVLEVFVNGGRHVVTRVIPYRGGALQASAFGEGWESALMEFNAWTLDRIWPAAGD, via the coding sequence ATGCGACGCCGACCGTCGCCCGAGACCGCCTGCCTGATGGCCGTCCTGCTGCTGGTCGCCCCTCCCGCGACGGCCGAAGAGCCGATCATCCTGGCCGACTTCGAGGACACCGACTACGGCACCTGGGATGCCTCCGGCGAGGCGTTCGGCCCCGGCCCGGCCCAGGGGACGCTGCCCGGGCAGATGCACGTGGGAGGCTACCTGGGCAACGGCCTGGTCAACTCGTTCCACGGGGGGGACCGATCGAGGGGTGCGCTGACCTCGCCCGACTTCACGATCAATCGGGACTACATCTGGTTCCTCATCGGCGGGGGGGCGGGTCCGAACGAGACCTGCATCGAGCTCATCGCCGGCGCCCAGGTCGCCCGATCGGCGACCGGCCGGGGCACCGCCTCGGGGGGCTCGGAATGGCTGACGCCCCACCTCTGGGACGTCCGGGATCTGAAGGGCCAACCCGCCCGCATCCGAATCGTCGACGAACGGACCGGCGGCTGGGGGCACGTCTCCGTCGACCACATCATGCTCTGCGACGAGCCCCCCACCCTGCCGGACCAACGCCAGGAGCTGCTGGCGAGGGCCGAGGCGGCCGTCGCCGAGGCCGCCGTCCGACTCGGGGACGACCCCACCCGACCCGCCTTCCACTTCCGCCCCCCCGCGCAGTGGATGAACGACCCGAACGGGACCATCTACCACGACGGCTATTACCACCTGTTCTACCAGCACAACCCCTACGAGGACCGCTGGGGCAACATGCACTGGGGACACGCCCGGAGCCGGGACCTCGTCCGCTGGGAACACCTCCCCATTGCGCTCTGGCCCTCGCAGGAGGACGGTGAGGAGCACATCTTCTCCGGCTGCGCGGCCGTGAATGGGGAAGACGAGCTGATGCTGTTCTACACCAGCGTCGCGCCCGGCCGGCCGAATGAGCAGCGGGCGGCCCTGCCCCTGGATCCCGCCGGCCTGGCCTGGCGGAAGCACCCCGACAACCCGCTGATCACCACGAGGATGCCCGACGGCACCACCTTCGGCGACGGCATGCGCGACCCCTTCATCTTCGAGGCCGACGGCCGAACCCTCATGGTCGTGGGAGCCGACACGGAGGACGAGGCCGTCGTCCCGATCTTCGAGGCGGCCGACCCGTCGTTGGCCCGCTGGGACTACAAGGGAATCCTCTGGGGCGTCCCTAAGGACACGATGCAATTCCCCGAGTGCCCGAACTTCTTCTCGCTGGGGGGCAAGTTCGTGCTGCTGAACTCCCCCTACCGGGCGGTCGAGTACCGCGTCGGTTCGTTGGATCTGGACTCGTTGAAATTCGACGTCGAGGCGGAGGGCCGGCTCGACCACAGCCCCCAGTTCTATGCCACCAACACCGCCACCGCCCCCGACGGCCGCTGCATCCTCTTCGGCTGGGTCCGAGGGTTCCCGGACGGGCTGGGCTGGAACGGCTGCCTCGCCCTGCCCAGGGAGCTGATCATCGGCCGGGACGGCCATCCCCGGCAACGCCCGGTGCGGGAGCTGGAGGCACTCCGGGGGGAGCATCGGGGGACGACGCGCCCGGTCCGGCTCGCGACGGACGAGGAGCGGCCGATCGGCCTGCCGGGCGATCGGCTGGAGATCCGCCTCCGGTTGCAGGCAATGGGCCCGGGTGGGCCGGCGGAGAGCCGGCGGCTGGGACTCCGACTGAGGGGGCCCGGCGGCGAGAAGGTCGCGGAGGTGCTCCTCGACCACGGCACGCTCGCCGTGGCGGGCCAGACCGCGGAGATCGGGCCGATGACCGGACTGGACCTCGCCGTCTTCGTCGACAGATCGGTCCTGGAGGTCTTCGTGAACGGCGGCCGACACGTCGTCACGCGGGTCATCCCGTATCGCGGAGGCGCCTTGCAGGCCTCCGCGTTCGGCGAAGGCTGGGAGTCCGCGCTCATGGAGTTCAACGCCTGGACGCTGGACCGAATCTGGCCCGCTGCGGGCGATTAA
- a CDS encoding RNA polymerase sigma factor, translating to MVRRTESVALREFRRLFQGGSLAGLSEAELLERFAADGDEAAFEAIVRRLGPMVLGVCRRMLGDRHAADDAFQATFLVLARRAGDIRDGSRLAPWLFGVAHRVSRRVRSQEMRRKSAERSELDDLPGPPCGASSEKSEALEALDDEIARLPEAQRRPIVLCYLSGLTIDQAADRLGIPVGTARSRLARGRDRLRARLEHRGFRDQSALLSPMLAAWTGRPSPSLPLVKQAVALAVGGTTGSKVAAVGLASAPAFLLAQGALRTMTLWKFSTLAAGLIPALAVGGSIGLAGVYAPEGGLGFGPSITAAVADQDDDDASDRAESRDGARDGKDADESREVVVEIRAQQDSPDAVRVIRAVPLEREEALKAAIEQLEVQLARMKEQLAEAQGQADRTGSPRSEGQDRADESGRRRAEARELAEVARRRAEEVAEVARGRAEEVAESARRRAEAAAEDMQRRAEEMAARAAEAVARAVEGRIEVKIDSDGIARIEGEGEGEVDVEVETDEIIGRPDGQSERRIVIRRSGDAPAPPVPPAPPAPPAPPADVAAPPVPPTPPSAATVVGRPDGGALEKRLSRIEERLERLDDLERKIDRLLESLDDRTSSNDRPDPFGVDRATSKARTKLFKDDRTRSSDRSGPF from the coding sequence ATGGTCCGACGCACCGAGTCGGTCGCCCTCCGCGAGTTCCGCCGCCTCTTCCAGGGCGGCAGCCTGGCGGGGCTGAGCGAGGCCGAATTGCTCGAACGCTTCGCCGCCGACGGCGACGAGGCGGCCTTCGAGGCGATCGTCCGGCGGCTCGGGCCGATGGTCCTCGGCGTCTGCCGCCGGATGCTCGGCGACCGGCACGCCGCGGACGACGCCTTCCAGGCCACCTTCCTCGTCCTCGCCCGACGCGCCGGCGACATCCGGGACGGCAGCCGACTGGCCCCCTGGCTGTTCGGCGTCGCCCACCGGGTCTCCCGCCGGGTGCGGTCGCAGGAGATGCGGCGGAAGTCGGCCGAACGGTCGGAGCTGGACGACCTCCCCGGCCCGCCTTGCGGGGCGAGCTCGGAGAAGTCGGAGGCCCTGGAGGCGCTGGACGACGAGATCGCCCGACTCCCCGAGGCCCAGCGTCGGCCGATCGTGCTCTGCTACCTCTCCGGCCTGACGATCGACCAGGCGGCCGACCGCCTGGGGATCCCCGTCGGCACGGCCCGCAGCCGGCTGGCGAGGGGGCGCGATCGCCTCCGGGCCCGGCTCGAACACCGGGGATTCCGGGACCAGTCCGCCCTGTTGTCCCCGATGCTCGCCGCCTGGACCGGCCGCCCGAGCCCGTCGCTCCCGCTCGTGAAACAGGCCGTCGCCCTGGCCGTCGGCGGCACCACCGGTTCGAAGGTGGCCGCCGTCGGCCTGGCTTCGGCCCCCGCATTCCTCCTCGCCCAGGGAGCACTCCGAACCATGACACTCTGGAAGTTCTCGACCCTCGCCGCCGGGTTGATCCCCGCGCTCGCAGTCGGCGGCTCGATCGGCCTGGCTGGCGTTTACGCCCCCGAGGGCGGGCTTGGCTTCGGTCCTAGCATCACCGCCGCCGTGGCGGACCAGGACGATGACGACGCGTCGGACCGCGCCGAGTCTCGGGATGGCGCTCGAGACGGTAAGGACGCCGACGAGAGCCGCGAGGTCGTCGTCGAGATTCGAGCCCAGCAAGACTCCCCCGATGCAGTCCGGGTCATCCGTGCCGTGCCGCTCGAACGGGAGGAGGCCCTGAAGGCTGCCATCGAACAGCTGGAGGTCCAGCTCGCCCGCATGAAGGAGCAGCTCGCCGAGGCCCAGGGCCAGGCCGACCGAACCGGGTCCCCCCGCTCCGAGGGCCAGGACCGGGCCGACGAGTCGGGCCGACGCCGGGCCGAGGCTCGGGAATTGGCCGAGGTCGCCCGACGCCGCGCCGAGGAGGTGGCCGAGGTCGCCCGGGGCCGCGCCGAGGAGGTGGCCGAATCCGCCCGCCGCCGGGCCGAGGCCGCGGCCGAGGACATGCAGCGCCGGGCCGAGGAGATGGCCGCCCGCGCCGCCGAGGCCGTCGCCCGGGCCGTCGAGGGCCGGATCGAGGTCAAGATCGACTCCGACGGGATCGCCCGCATCGAGGGCGAGGGCGAGGGCGAGGTGGATGTCGAGGTCGAGACCGACGAGATCATCGGCCGGCCCGACGGGCAGAGTGAGCGCCGGATCGTGATCCGCCGATCAGGCGACGCCCCGGCCCCTCCCGTCCCGCCGGCCCCTCCCGCGCCGCCGGCCCCTCCCGCCGATGTCGCCGCCCCGCCGGTCCCGCCCACGCCGCCTTCGGCCGCCACGGTGGTCGGCCGCCCCGATGGCGGCGCCCTGGAGAAACGGCTCTCCCGGATCGAGGAGCGGCTGGAGCGGCTCGACGACCTGGAGCGGAAGATCGACCGCCTCCTGGAGTCCCTGGACGATCGGACGAGCTCCAATGATCGTCCCGACCCCTTCGGGGTCGACCGGGCCACCTCCAAAGCCCGGACCAAGCTCTTCAAGGACGACAGGACGCGTTCGAGTGACCGCTCGGGTCCCTTCTGA
- a CDS encoding metal-dependent hydrolase family protein — MSSALPIALGLALLTPAFQEGDGGDRPLVVKAARLFDGTSDRLVEPGLVVVEGSRVVAVGPDAEIPEDAEVIDLGDATLSPGFIDCHTHLSDQLDADFNAIIVRGLRREVPEQTLYAAQHARRTIEAGFTTVRDVGAGDYIDVGLRNGIDAGLVIGPRMLVSAGSLGARGGHGDVTGFRHDAFGDDQTGRDEGIAVGADGFRDAVRHRVKYGADVIKFHASGGVLSPGDEVDTPQLTVEEMTALIDEAHRLRKTVAAHCHGDSAAQDAIRCGVDSIEHGSFLSDETLAMMKDRGTYLVPTLMAGHSLEDRLDDFPPEIAEKARAAIDSVDRMFRDAIRLGVPIAFGTDAGVFPHGENPGEFALMVGLGMDPIAALRAATSSAADLIDMADQVGTLEPGKLADLVAIPGDPTEDIEATGRVVFVMKGGVVIKSARPDSPAD; from the coding sequence ATGTCATCCGCACTTCCCATCGCCCTCGGGCTTGCCCTGCTCACACCCGCCTTCCAGGAGGGAGACGGGGGGGACCGTCCCCTCGTGGTCAAGGCCGCCCGCCTGTTCGACGGCACCTCCGACCGCCTCGTCGAGCCGGGCCTCGTCGTCGTCGAGGGCAGTCGGGTCGTCGCCGTCGGCCCCGACGCCGAGATCCCCGAGGACGCCGAGGTGATCGACCTGGGGGACGCCACCCTCTCCCCCGGGTTCATCGACTGCCACACCCATCTCTCCGACCAGCTCGACGCGGACTTCAACGCGATCATCGTCCGGGGCCTGAGACGCGAGGTCCCCGAGCAGACCCTGTACGCGGCCCAGCACGCCCGCAGGACGATCGAGGCCGGGTTCACCACCGTCCGGGACGTGGGGGCCGGCGATTACATTGATGTCGGTCTGCGCAATGGGATCGACGCGGGCCTTGTGATCGGGCCCCGGATGCTCGTCTCGGCCGGCAGCCTCGGCGCCCGGGGGGGCCACGGCGACGTCACCGGCTTCCGCCACGACGCCTTCGGCGACGATCAGACGGGCCGCGACGAGGGGATCGCGGTCGGGGCCGACGGATTCCGGGACGCCGTCCGTCATCGGGTCAAGTACGGCGCCGACGTGATCAAGTTCCACGCCTCCGGCGGCGTCCTCTCGCCCGGCGACGAGGTCGACACGCCGCAGTTGACCGTCGAGGAGATGACCGCCCTGATCGACGAGGCCCACCGCCTCCGCAAGACCGTCGCCGCCCACTGCCACGGCGACTCGGCGGCGCAGGACGCCATCCGCTGCGGCGTCGACTCGATCGAGCACGGCTCGTTCCTCTCCGACGAGACGCTCGCGATGATGAAGGACCGAGGCACCTATCTCGTGCCCACGCTCATGGCCGGGCACTCGCTGGAGGACCGGCTCGACGACTTCCCCCCCGAGATCGCCGAGAAGGCGAGGGCGGCGATCGACTCCGTCGATCGGATGTTCCGCGATGCGATCAGGCTCGGCGTGCCGATCGCCTTCGGCACCGACGCGGGCGTCTTCCCGCACGGCGAGAACCCCGGCGAATTCGCCCTGATGGTCGGGCTCGGCATGGACCCGATCGCCGCACTGCGGGCCGCCACCTCCTCCGCCGCCGACCTGATCGACATGGCCGATCAGGTCGGCACCCTCGAGCCCGGCAAGCTCGCCGACCTCGTCGCCATCCCCGGCGACCCCACGGAGGACATCGAGGCCACCGGGCGGGTCGTCTTCGTGATGAAGGGGGGCGTGGTCATCAAGTCCGCCCGGCCCGACTCCCCGGCCGACTGA
- a CDS encoding 3'-5' exonuclease produces MSYFMVDVEADGPIPGDYSMIALGAIIVDPALDRTFRALIRPISDRWIPSALAVSGHTREQTLAFEPPEVVMARFRDWIERVNRDRPMFVSDNAGFDWQFVNWYFHHFLGENPFGHSSTHLGSLYKGMVKDVFQSFKHLRKTPHTHDPLDDARGNAEALLAMKRELGLRIKLS; encoded by the coding sequence ATGTCCTACTTCATGGTCGACGTCGAGGCCGACGGCCCGATCCCGGGGGACTACTCGATGATCGCCCTCGGCGCCATCATCGTCGACCCGGCGCTGGACCGCACCTTCCGCGCCCTGATCCGCCCCATCTCCGACCGCTGGATCCCCTCGGCCCTGGCCGTCTCGGGCCATACTCGCGAGCAGACGCTCGCGTTCGAGCCGCCCGAGGTCGTCATGGCCCGCTTCCGGGACTGGATCGAACGGGTCAACCGAGACCGCCCCATGTTCGTCAGCGACAACGCCGGATTCGACTGGCAGTTCGTCAACTGGTACTTCCACCATTTCCTCGGCGAGAACCCGTTCGGCCACTCGTCTACCCACCTGGGTAGCCTGTACAAGGGGATGGTCAAGGACGTGTTCCAGTCGTTCAAGCACCTGCGCAAGACGCCCCACACCCACGACCCGCTCGACGACGCCCGGGGCAACGCCGAGGCCTTGCTGGCGATGAAGCGGGAGCTGGGCCTGCGGATCAAGCTCTCCTGA